The Anaerolineales bacterium DNA segment GCGGTGGAGGCTGAGTGAGGTAGAAAATGAGGCATCGAGTAGCAGGGCGCAAATTAAATCGATCGATGGGGCATCGTAATGCATTGCGCCGAAACCTGATAACCGAATTGTACCGTCATGAGCGTGTGCAAACCACGAAGGCGAAAGCGCTGGCCATCCGTGGCGAAGCAGAGAAGTTGATCACGACCGCCAAGCGCGGCATCGCCGCCGGTGAGGCAAAAGCGGTTCACGCACGGCGGTTGGCTGCTGCGCGCATCAACGATCCGGAAATCGTCAAGAAATTGTTCGACGATATCGCTTTACGTTACACGGACCGCCCCGGCGGCTATACGCGTATCCTTAAACTGGGACCACGCCTCGGTGATTCGGCCGAGATGGCCATCATCGAGTTGGTTGAAGAATAAGCCAGCCAGAGACTGGCGAAACCGGGCGCCCAACGAGGCGCACCGATGGCAGATTACAAATCGATTATCGCCTACGACGGCACAGATTTTCAGGGCTTTCAGCGACAGAAAGCGGGCGTCCGAACCGTGCAATCGGTTCTGGAGGACGGATTACGGGCTGTCGGTTGGGAAGAGCGTTCTCTCCAGGCAGCTGGTCGAACGGACGCAGGTGTGCACGCCAAGGGACAAGTGATCGCGTACGAAT contains these protein-coding regions:
- the rplQ gene encoding 50S ribosomal protein L17, whose protein sequence is MRHRVAGRKLNRSMGHRNALRRNLITELYRHERVQTTKAKALAIRGEAEKLITTAKRGIAAGEAKAVHARRLAAARINDPEIVKKLFDDIALRYTDRPGGYTRILKLGPRLGDSAEMAIIELVEE